In a genomic window of Spirosoma agri:
- a CDS encoding NADP-dependent glyceraldehyde-3-phosphate dehydrogenase, whose translation MNDPTLARLFPQNESAIPADYRIEPIHQREYLINGEMRQWDGAVSDVYSPIGIPAEDGTLQRTLVGSFPVTTEKEALEALESAVNAYDNGRGEWPTMSIGERIQCMETFIGKMLEKRQLVINLMMWEIGKNLADSAKEFDRTVKYIYDTIDALKNIDRASSRFRIEEGIIGQIRRSPLGVVLAMGPFNYPLNETYTTLIPSILMGNTILFKTPKHGSLLHYPLLEAFRTSFPKGVVNSLYGRGATVIPPVMKSGKVNVLTLIGSSRVADELQRFHPKLNRLRSVMSLDAKNAAIILPNADLDVAVKECLLGSLSFNGQRCTAIKIIWVHRSVADEFLRRFGPEVSKLKTGMPWDAGVQITPIPEPTKPDYLAECIREAQAGGATIINEGGGEVAGSLFRPAVVYPIVEGMKLYREEQFGPVVPVIPYDTIEQPIEYIITADYGQQVSIFGTDTDQLADLIDPLVNQVSRVNINAQCQRGPDTFPFTGRKDSAEGTLSVEDALRSFSIRTVVATKDTDANKSILNDIVGNHKSEFLSTNFIF comes from the coding sequence ATGAATGACCCTACATTAGCCCGCCTGTTTCCTCAAAACGAGTCGGCCATCCCGGCTGACTACCGTATCGAACCGATTCATCAGCGCGAATACCTGATCAATGGTGAGATGCGCCAGTGGGATGGTGCCGTTTCTGATGTTTATTCACCAATCGGTATACCCGCCGAAGACGGGACGCTGCAACGCACGCTCGTCGGTAGTTTTCCGGTTACGACCGAAAAGGAAGCCCTCGAAGCGCTGGAGTCCGCCGTCAATGCCTACGACAATGGTCGGGGTGAGTGGCCGACGATGTCGATCGGTGAGCGTATTCAGTGCATGGAGACGTTTATCGGCAAAATGCTGGAAAAAAGGCAACTGGTTATTAACCTGATGATGTGGGAGATCGGTAAGAATCTGGCCGACTCCGCCAAGGAATTCGACCGTACGGTCAAGTACATTTATGACACCATCGATGCGCTGAAGAACATCGATCGTGCCAGTTCCCGATTTCGCATTGAAGAAGGCATCATCGGGCAGATACGTCGGTCACCGCTGGGCGTGGTGCTAGCCATGGGGCCGTTCAACTACCCGCTGAATGAGACGTACACGACGCTCATTCCGAGTATTCTGATGGGGAATACCATCCTGTTCAAGACGCCCAAACATGGGTCGTTACTGCATTATCCGCTGCTCGAAGCCTTCCGGACCAGTTTCCCCAAAGGTGTTGTCAACTCGCTCTACGGTCGGGGTGCTACGGTCATTCCGCCCGTTATGAAGTCGGGGAAAGTCAACGTGCTGACGTTGATCGGGTCGAGCCGGGTTGCCGATGAGTTGCAGCGGTTTCACCCGAAACTCAACCGGCTCCGGTCGGTCATGAGTCTGGATGCGAAGAATGCGGCTATCATTCTGCCCAATGCCGACCTTGATGTGGCGGTAAAAGAATGCCTGCTCGGATCGCTTTCGTTTAACGGGCAGCGTTGTACCGCGATCAAAATCATCTGGGTGCATCGCTCCGTTGCCGATGAGTTTCTGCGTCGCTTTGGGCCGGAAGTAAGCAAATTAAAAACCGGCATGCCGTGGGATGCCGGGGTTCAGATTACACCCATACCCGAACCGACCAAACCCGATTACCTGGCGGAGTGCATCCGCGAAGCACAGGCCGGGGGCGCCACGATCATCAACGAGGGCGGGGGCGAAGTAGCCGGATCGCTGTTCAGACCCGCTGTCGTTTACCCCATTGTGGAGGGCATGAAACTTTACCGGGAAGAACAGTTCGGCCCGGTCGTGCCCGTCATTCCCTACGACACCATCGAGCAGCCCATTGAGTACATCATCACGGCGGATTACGGTCAGCAGGTGAGCATTTTCGGAACCGATACCGACCAACTGGCCGACCTGATCGATCCACTGGTCAACCAGGTAAGTCGCGTCAACATCAATGCGCAATGCCAGCGCGGGCCGGATACGTTTCCGTTCACGGGTCGCAAAGATTCGGCTGAAGGAACGCTGTCGGTAGAGGATGCGCTTCGCTCGTTCTCCATTCGCACCGTTGTTGCCACCAAAGATACCGACGCCAACAAAAGCATCCTGAACGACATTGTTGGCAACCATAAATCCGAGTTTCTGAGCACCAACTTTATCTTTTAA
- a CDS encoding LytR/AlgR family response regulator transcription factor — MALTCIIVEDESMARKSLQRLCEQHGSLDVYGVFNNATDALVFLTEQMVDLIWLDVEMPGLSGFDLLEKLSSIPFVVLTTSKEEYAFDAFQYQVTDYLKKPITLPRFNLAVEKVLELNRRVLPNSTIKRKEIYIKIDGRYVRLPFESICYVENTGDYVKIHTATQMHIVYTTMKSLEEKLDGQFLRVHRSYIVHLDKIVDIEENTLVLNNKVIPISRAHKSALMNRLNLL; from the coding sequence ATGGCGTTGACTTGTATTATTGTTGAAGATGAGTCGATGGCTCGCAAATCGTTACAGCGGCTTTGCGAGCAGCATGGGTCATTGGATGTTTATGGTGTTTTTAATAATGCGACGGATGCCCTGGTGTTTCTTACCGAACAGATGGTCGATCTGATCTGGCTCGATGTCGAAATGCCGGGTCTGTCGGGATTTGATTTGCTGGAAAAGCTCTCATCGATTCCCTTTGTAGTCCTGACAACCAGTAAAGAAGAATACGCGTTCGATGCGTTTCAGTACCAGGTGACGGACTATCTTAAGAAACCGATCACACTACCTCGCTTCAATCTGGCCGTTGAAAAAGTACTGGAACTGAACAGACGTGTCCTGCCAAATTCAACGATAAAGCGGAAGGAAATATACATAAAGATCGACGGTCGCTATGTCAGGCTACCCTTCGAGTCGATTTGTTACGTCGAAAATACCGGCGACTACGTTAAAATTCATACGGCTACCCAAATGCACATCGTTTACACAACGATGAAATCGCTGGAGGAAAAGCTGGACGGTCAGTTCCTGCGGGTTCATCGTTCCTACATTGTTCACCTGGATAAGATCGTTGATATTGAAGAGAATACGCTGGTTCTCAACAATAAAGTCATTCCGATTAGCCGTGCCCACAAATCAGCGCTGATGAATCGGCTGAATCTACTCTGA
- a CDS encoding PAS domain-containing sensor histidine kinase — MIHNNDIGLLKRHLDREKAARQEAELILEKKALELYDANEQLQHLNDNLEQQIRDKLAELRESEQRYRQVIESVQDIIYKVGPDGIFTFVSSAVEKMLGYSEQEFVGKHFTDIVAPGYRKSLLEFYQTMLIERKDSSYNEFPVVAKDGRIVWIGQTVRLIESGSDVVELVAVARDVSDRKKAETELQTTQSRLSTLITSLQSGVLVKDEQRRIILVNQLFCDLFEIEQSPQQLIGTDYSQSTNTFKQLMEDPEGFAHQVERLIQNRQATTGEEIRMMNGRILERDYVPIFLGDQFMGHLWKYNDVTEKYLARERIRRSEEKYRGIMNNMELGLLEVDNDQTIVRSYERFCKMVGYTESELIGKKATDFLVVPSYLSVLEQQQRERQKGNAGSYELQLKKKDGSPVWVLVSGVPILDEAGSIVGSMGIHYDLTERKHLEEELERARLIADDARQAEKQFLANMSHEIRTPLNAIIGMSHLLFDTQPTNQQREYIDILKTSADFLHSLISDLLDMTKIEAGRIEMHARPFDLSGLLRSVQKVFDMKLQGRSISVDVMLDARITGDFIGDDVMLNQILMNLVGNAEKFTEEGSIQIMARIKKQDGPTNWIEFSVIDSGVGIPEEKLDVVFQKFKQVNPQGHKHKGTGLGLAITKELVEIQGGTISVRSTEGEGSQFTFTLPYARSDKKVEAEPQAPNSASVDDALKVCHVLVVEDNLMNQKYLCSLLNKWKIPFTLAMDGKQAVEEAKKQRFDVILMDIQMPIMNGYEATVAIRSTHNPNQHVPIVALTASAMLDQKNIAEEVGMDDFLTKPFEPVQLRTLLQRYAPVGLDTEAENVLDQERLTQLYGTDRVYAAEMFETFLNDVVPELLELPAVCLLQDRTVLAQQVHKLKPTFGMVGLSMLEHKMNSLEDKVRQGVDGKTLEIDCRDIVAKVNELIPVLQKEKQRFTHS; from the coding sequence ATGATACACAACAACGATATCGGTCTACTGAAACGACACCTTGACCGCGAAAAGGCGGCCAGGCAAGAGGCTGAACTGATCTTAGAAAAAAAAGCGCTGGAACTCTACGATGCCAATGAGCAGCTTCAGCATCTGAACGATAATCTGGAACAACAGATCCGGGATAAACTGGCCGAACTTCGCGAGAGCGAACAGCGGTATCGTCAGGTTATCGAGTCGGTTCAGGACATTATTTATAAGGTTGGGCCCGATGGCATTTTTACGTTCGTCAGCTCGGCCGTCGAAAAAATGCTTGGGTATAGCGAACAGGAATTTGTCGGCAAACATTTCACTGATATTGTCGCGCCCGGTTACCGAAAAAGCCTCCTGGAGTTTTATCAGACGATGCTGATCGAGCGGAAAGACAGCTCGTATAATGAGTTTCCGGTAGTGGCTAAAGACGGGCGTATTGTCTGGATCGGCCAAACGGTTCGGCTTATCGAATCGGGTAGTGATGTGGTCGAACTGGTGGCGGTTGCGCGTGATGTGTCGGACCGAAAAAAAGCCGAAACAGAGCTACAGACAACCCAGAGCCGATTATCGACCCTGATTACCAGTCTGCAATCGGGTGTGCTGGTAAAAGACGAACAGCGACGCATCATTCTGGTCAATCAACTGTTCTGCGATCTGTTTGAGATTGAACAGAGTCCACAGCAATTGATCGGGACGGACTATTCGCAGTCGACGAATACGTTTAAGCAGCTCATGGAAGACCCGGAAGGGTTTGCCCATCAGGTTGAGCGGCTGATTCAGAATCGGCAGGCGACGACTGGTGAAGAAATCCGGATGATGAACGGACGAATCCTGGAACGGGATTATGTCCCCATTTTTCTGGGTGATCAGTTCATGGGCCATCTATGGAAATACAACGATGTTACCGAAAAGTATCTGGCACGGGAGCGTATTCGTCGAAGTGAAGAAAAATACCGGGGTATCATGAATAATATGGAGCTGGGTTTGCTCGAAGTCGATAATGATCAGACAATCGTACGTTCGTATGAGCGCTTCTGTAAGATGGTCGGTTATACCGAAAGCGAACTGATTGGTAAAAAAGCCACGGACTTTCTGGTAGTGCCCAGCTACCTGAGCGTTCTGGAACAGCAGCAGCGGGAACGGCAAAAGGGGAATGCCGGTTCCTACGAGTTGCAGTTGAAAAAGAAAGACGGCAGCCCGGTCTGGGTTCTGGTGAGTGGCGTACCAATTCTGGACGAAGCGGGCTCAATCGTTGGCTCGATGGGCATTCATTATGATCTCACGGAGCGCAAGCATCTGGAAGAGGAACTGGAACGGGCCCGGCTGATTGCCGACGATGCCCGACAGGCCGAAAAACAGTTTCTGGCGAACATGAGCCATGAGATCAGGACTCCGCTGAACGCCATCATCGGCATGTCGCACCTGTTGTTCGATACCCAACCCACAAACCAGCAGCGGGAATATATCGATATCTTAAAAACATCCGCTGATTTTTTACACAGCCTGATCTCTGATTTACTTGATATGACTAAGATTGAAGCCGGACGTATAGAAATGCATGCCCGACCGTTCGACCTGAGTGGCCTGCTGCGGTCTGTTCAGAAAGTGTTTGATATGAAACTTCAGGGGCGTTCCATATCGGTCGATGTGATGCTGGATGCCCGAATTACCGGTGATTTTATCGGTGATGATGTGATGCTGAACCAGATTTTGATGAATCTGGTGGGCAATGCCGAAAAGTTTACTGAAGAAGGGAGTATTCAGATCATGGCCCGGATCAAAAAGCAGGATGGCCCGACGAACTGGATCGAATTTTCGGTGATCGATTCAGGCGTTGGCATTCCGGAGGAAAAGCTCGATGTGGTCTTTCAAAAGTTCAAGCAGGTGAATCCGCAGGGACACAAGCACAAAGGCACCGGGCTCGGCCTGGCTATAACCAAAGAACTGGTTGAAATTCAAGGCGGCACCATTTCGGTAAGGAGCACCGAAGGGGAGGGGAGCCAGTTCACGTTTACGCTGCCATACGCCAGAAGCGACAAGAAAGTCGAAGCGGAACCGCAGGCTCCCAACAGTGCGTCGGTCGACGATGCCCTGAAGGTCTGCCACGTGCTGGTCGTTGAGGACAACCTCATGAACCAGAAATACTTATGTAGCCTGCTCAACAAATGGAAGATTCCGTTTACGCTGGCGATGGATGGTAAACAGGCCGTCGAAGAAGCGAAAAAACAACGGTTCGATGTTATTCTGATGGATATTCAAATGCCGATCATGAATGGCTACGAAGCAACGGTTGCCATTCGGAGTACCCACAATCCAAACCAGCACGTACCCATCGTGGCCCTGACGGCATCGGCCATGCTCGATCAAAAAAATATAGCCGAAGAAGTGGGTATGGATGACTTTTTGACGAAGCCATTCGAACCCGTTCAACTCCGTACGCTGCTACAGCGGTACGCACCCGTCGGCCTTGATACCGAGGCTGAAAACGTACTCGATCAGGAGCGCCTGACACAACTCTACGGCACTGACCGCGTCTACGCTGCGGAGATGTTCGAAACGTTTCTGAACGATGTGGTGCCCGAACTACTTGAACTGCCTGCTGTGTGTCTCCTACAGGATCGAACCGTGTTGGCGCAGCAAGTGCATAAATTAAAGCCAACATTTGGGATGGTTGGCCTGTCGATGCTGGAACATAAAATGAACAGCCTGGAAGATAAAGTAAGACAAGGTGTCGATGGTAAAACGCTGGAAATAGACTGTAGGGATATCGTGGCGAAGGTGAACGAACTGATTCCGGTTTTGCAGAAAGAAAAACAAAGATTTACCCACTCGTAG
- a CDS encoding heme NO-binding domain-containing protein, with protein sequence MKGIVFTEFLEMIETKFGYSLVDQLLTETDLPSGGKYTAIGTYNHGEMVTLVTKLSQHTNIPVPDLLRVYGQYMFVTFTKKYRSLIDRSDSAFSLLHSIDHHIHVEVRKLYPDAELPHFTVEQVSDRQIYMYYTSERKLSDFALGLMDGCFAHFGEKATIRKTNLVDDGSKVLFDIVKE encoded by the coding sequence ATGAAAGGAATTGTGTTTACAGAGTTTTTGGAAATGATCGAAACTAAATTCGGTTATTCGTTAGTAGATCAATTATTGACCGAAACAGACCTACCGTCAGGCGGAAAGTACACTGCCATTGGTACCTACAATCATGGCGAAATGGTGACACTCGTGACCAAATTAAGCCAGCATACCAACATTCCGGTACCCGATCTGCTTCGGGTGTATGGACAGTACATGTTTGTTACCTTCACGAAAAAGTATCGCTCCCTGATCGACCGGTCCGATTCTGCGTTCAGCCTCCTCCATTCCATCGATCATCATATCCATGTCGAAGTGAGGAAGTTGTATCCGGATGCGGAATTGCCGCATTTTACTGTAGAGCAAGTGTCTGATCGTCAGATTTATATGTACTACACGTCAGAGCGAAAACTGTCCGACTTTGCGCTTGGTCTGATGGACGGCTGTTTCGCTCATTTCGGGGAAAAAGCAACAATCCGAAAAACGAATCTGGTGGACGACGGCAGCAAAGTACTCTTTGATATCGTGAAGGAATGA
- a CDS encoding RNA polymerase sigma factor, whose translation MKSKLNDEEVIRQYLTTNPNDCFEMLYNRYVGKVYNRCLSLTKDSEKAQDFTHDIFIKMFSRLDKFEERSTFSTWLYSISYNYCMDQIRLGKRLTTTSLEDDMNADTEQDAKTSQYVSADDSEDLEDNLQHLNRVMNALPKEESMILRLKYQDGLDIRQIAEQLNLKDSAVKMRLKRSREKVKRIYGIGLMAG comes from the coding sequence ATGAAAAGTAAATTGAACGACGAAGAAGTAATCCGGCAGTATTTGACAACCAACCCCAACGATTGCTTCGAAATGCTTTATAACCGGTACGTCGGTAAAGTCTACAATCGCTGCCTTTCATTAACCAAAGACTCCGAAAAAGCCCAGGATTTCACGCACGATATATTCATCAAGATGTTTTCCCGGCTGGATAAGTTTGAAGAGCGCTCTACCTTTTCGACCTGGCTGTATTCGATCTCCTATAATTATTGCATGGATCAGATCCGGCTTGGCAAGCGGCTGACAACAACGTCGCTGGAAGACGACATGAATGCGGATACCGAGCAGGATGCAAAAACGAGCCAGTACGTAAGCGCCGATGACTCAGAAGATCTGGAAGATAACCTGCAACACCTCAACCGGGTGATGAATGCCTTACCAAAAGAGGAATCCATGATCCTGCGACTGAAATACCAGGACGGGCTCGACATCCGCCAGATTGCGGAGCAGCTCAACTTGAAGGATAGTGCCGTTAAAATGCGCCTGAAACGGTCGCGGGAAAAGGTCAAACGTATTTATGGCATCGGGCTTATGGCCGGATAA
- a CDS encoding dipeptidase produces MFTIDAHLDLSMNAMEWNRDLRQPVERLRERERGMTDKPDRAKATVSLPDLRRGNVGLVVATQIARYVAPDNPLPGWQSPEQAWAQTQAQQIWYKTMEEAGEMVQIRDLASLENHLTLWSNDEPNDGKPVGYILSLEGADSIITPAYVERAHAYGLRAIGPAHYGPGRYAQGTDATGFMGAAGQALLQEMERFNMILDATHLCDDSFWEALDYFSGPVWASHNNCRALVNHNRQFSDEQIKELIARDAVIGGALDAWMMVPGWVRGQSTPEGTNCNLAVMIDHLDHICQIAGNANHIGIGSDLDGAFGKEQCPYDLETIADLQKIPDLLRQRGYTELDITNVMHGNWLRFLRKAWAIT; encoded by the coding sequence ATGTTTACAATAGACGCCCATCTTGATCTGAGCATGAACGCGATGGAATGGAATCGCGATCTGCGCCAGCCGGTCGAACGCCTTCGGGAACGTGAACGGGGTATGACCGACAAGCCGGATCGGGCGAAGGCTACCGTTTCGCTGCCCGATTTGCGCCGGGGTAATGTGGGTCTGGTCGTGGCTACGCAGATTGCCCGGTACGTCGCCCCCGACAATCCACTGCCCGGCTGGCAGTCGCCGGAGCAGGCATGGGCACAGACGCAGGCCCAGCAAATCTGGTACAAAACCATGGAAGAAGCGGGGGAGATGGTGCAGATTCGCGATCTGGCCAGTCTGGAGAACCACCTGACGCTTTGGAGTAACGATGAACCAAACGATGGAAAACCAGTCGGTTATATCCTGAGTCTGGAAGGAGCCGATTCGATCATTACTCCGGCCTACGTAGAACGCGCCCATGCATACGGGCTGCGGGCTATTGGCCCCGCTCACTACGGTCCGGGTCGATACGCGCAGGGCACCGATGCCACGGGGTTTATGGGCGCAGCAGGCCAAGCATTGCTTCAGGAAATGGAGCGGTTCAACATGATTCTGGATGCTACCCACCTGTGCGACGATAGTTTTTGGGAAGCGCTGGACTACTTCAGCGGACCGGTCTGGGCAAGCCATAATAACTGCCGGGCTCTGGTGAACCACAACCGTCAGTTCAGCGACGAACAAATTAAGGAATTGATTGCCCGCGATGCGGTCATTGGGGGAGCTCTTGACGCCTGGATGATGGTTCCAGGCTGGGTGCGCGGTCAGTCGACACCCGAAGGAACGAACTGCAATCTGGCGGTGATGATTGATCACCTGGACCATATTTGTCAAATTGCCGGAAATGCCAATCACATCGGCATTGGCTCGGATCTGGATGGTGCGTTCGGCAAGGAACAGTGCCCCTACGATCTGGAAACGATTGCCGACTTACAGAAAATTCCTGATCTGTTGCGTCAGCGGGGGTACACTGAACTGGACATTACGAACGTCATGCACGGCAACTGGCTGCGTTTTCTGCGCAAGGCGTGGGCGATTACGTAA
- a CDS encoding D-TA family PLP-dependent enzyme — protein MEQTPWYQLDDASQLDTPALVIYPDRVQANIQLLIDAIDDVNRLRPHVKTNKSREATRLMLDAGITKFKCATIAEAEMLAYCGANDVLLAYQPSVPKMHRLLALMNAYPETQFACLVDNLTTAQHLSELAVEADRIVPVYIDLNVGMNRTGISPGDAVLTLYAELSQLVGVRPVGLHAYDGHLRNPDLAARTVDCDAAFQPVKQLQETLVERGFATPALVVGGSPTFPIHAKRADVECSPGTFIYWDKGYQAGLPEQPFLTAALVVARVISLPDATTVCLDLGHKSVAPEGDLAQRVTFLNAPELKAVGQSEEHLVVEAGPGHSYQIGDVLYGLPNHICPTVALYERAYTIEAGEVSGEWLTIARDRKLSV, from the coding sequence ATGGAACAAACCCCCTGGTATCAACTCGACGACGCTAGCCAGCTGGATACACCCGCACTGGTCATCTATCCCGACCGTGTTCAGGCAAATATCCAGTTACTCATCGACGCCATCGACGATGTGAACCGACTCCGGCCGCACGTAAAAACGAACAAGTCGCGGGAAGCCACCCGGCTGATGCTGGATGCGGGTATCACCAAGTTCAAATGCGCGACAATTGCCGAAGCCGAAATGCTGGCTTATTGCGGGGCAAACGATGTTCTGCTGGCCTATCAACCCAGCGTTCCGAAAATGCACCGGTTGTTGGCGCTGATGAACGCGTACCCGGAAACCCAGTTCGCCTGTCTGGTTGATAACCTGACTACGGCTCAGCATCTGTCGGAGCTAGCTGTTGAAGCGGATCGTATTGTTCCCGTGTATATCGACCTGAACGTAGGTATGAACCGTACGGGTATTAGTCCCGGCGATGCGGTGTTGACGCTCTACGCCGAACTGAGTCAGTTGGTTGGTGTCCGGCCGGTTGGCTTGCATGCCTACGACGGTCACCTTCGAAATCCGGATCTAGCCGCCCGGACAGTTGACTGTGATGCTGCCTTCCAGCCCGTAAAACAACTCCAGGAAACGCTGGTAGAACGGGGTTTTGCAACACCGGCACTTGTGGTGGGAGGGAGCCCGACGTTCCCAATTCACGCAAAACGGGCGGATGTCGAGTGTAGCCCCGGTACGTTTATTTACTGGGACAAAGGCTATCAGGCTGGCTTGCCGGAACAACCGTTTCTGACGGCTGCACTCGTTGTCGCGCGGGTTATTTCGTTACCCGACGCCACAACGGTTTGTCTGGATCTAGGCCATAAATCGGTGGCTCCCGAGGGGGACTTAGCCCAGCGCGTTACGTTCCTGAATGCGCCGGAATTGAAGGCTGTCGGGCAGAGCGAAGAGCATCTGGTTGTCGAAGCCGGTCCCGGCCATTCGTATCAGATCGGTGATGTGTTGTACGGACTGCCGAACCACATTTGCCCGACCGTAGCCCTGTATGAACGGGCGTATACCATCGAAGCTGGTGAAGTCTCCGGGGAGTGGCTAACCATTGCCCGAGACCGCAAATTATCCGTTTAA
- a CDS encoding RidA family protein, which translates to MQVDVLTPEIAFAQTGLSLPPAPQPLGVYKPYLIDGKYLYVSGHGPVRDDKSLIIGRIGADIDMEAGKLAARQVGLTILSTIKTHLGSLDRVKRVIKVLGMVNCVPEFERHPYIINGCSELFADVWGTDNGIGVRSAVGMGSLPDNIPVEVEALFELA; encoded by the coding sequence ATGCAAGTTGATGTATTAACACCCGAAATTGCCTTTGCCCAAACCGGCCTTTCTTTGCCGCCTGCCCCTCAACCACTGGGTGTTTATAAACCGTACCTCATCGACGGAAAGTATTTGTATGTATCGGGTCATGGTCCGGTTCGGGACGATAAAAGCCTGATTATTGGCCGTATCGGGGCCGATATAGACATGGAAGCAGGAAAACTGGCCGCCCGGCAGGTTGGGCTGACCATTCTGTCGACCATCAAAACCCACCTGGGAAGCCTCGACCGGGTGAAGCGCGTTATTAAAGTGCTGGGCATGGTAAACTGCGTTCCCGAATTCGAACGCCATCCATACATCATCAATGGATGCAGTGAACTGTTCGCCGACGTATGGGGCACGGACAACGGCATTGGCGTTCGCTCGGCGGTTGGGATGGGCTCGCTGCCCGACAACATTCCGGTCGAAGTGGAAGCCTTGTTTGAATTAGCCTAA
- a CDS encoding amidohydrolase/deacetylase family metallohydrolase yields MACAQPYSIVIKGGHVIDPKNKIDGILDVAIRDGKISKVEKNIDTQGVAQVVDAKGLLVTPGLIDIHTHVFFGTNPDQAYSNGPNALPPDGFTFRNGVTTIVDAGCSGWRDFPTFKSQTIDRSQTRVLALLNIVGSGMRGGKVEQNLDDMDARLTADMAKQYPDLVVGVKLAHYSGYNWTPTERAIEAGKLANLPVMIDFGSSTPMLSLEELFTKHLRPGDIYTHCFGQLKTREPILDAATGTVKPFVREAQKKGVLFDVGYGGISFAFSQAIPALKSGFYPNTISTDIHTGSMNNAMKDMLNVMSKFMAMGMDVPSVIEASTWHSAQAIRRPELGHLSVGAVADIAILNVRGGQFEVRDTGYFGFFDYTGHKIVGKQKLECEMTIRKGKIVYDLNGIAIPVVVTQTPRS; encoded by the coding sequence ATGGCGTGTGCTCAGCCGTACAGTATTGTCATCAAAGGCGGACACGTTATCGACCCGAAAAACAAGATTGATGGCATTCTGGACGTTGCCATCCGGGATGGTAAAATCAGTAAGGTCGAAAAAAATATTGATACGCAGGGCGTTGCACAGGTTGTCGATGCGAAAGGGTTGTTGGTGACGCCGGGCCTGATCGACATTCACACCCACGTTTTTTTCGGGACGAATCCCGATCAGGCGTATAGCAATGGCCCGAATGCTTTGCCACCCGACGGTTTTACGTTCCGCAACGGCGTAACGACCATTGTGGATGCGGGCTGTTCGGGCTGGCGCGACTTTCCAACCTTTAAGAGCCAGACGATTGATCGCTCACAGACGCGGGTGCTGGCTTTGCTGAACATTGTCGGAAGCGGTATGCGGGGTGGTAAGGTCGAACAGAATCTGGACGACATGGACGCCCGTCTGACCGCCGACATGGCAAAACAGTATCCTGATCTAGTAGTCGGCGTTAAGCTGGCCCACTACAGCGGCTACAACTGGACACCCACCGAGCGAGCCATCGAAGCAGGGAAACTGGCGAACCTACCGGTCATGATCGATTTCGGTAGTAGCACCCCGATGCTGTCCCTCGAAGAACTGTTTACCAAACACCTGCGCCCCGGCGACATCTACACGCATTGTTTCGGGCAGCTAAAAACGCGTGAGCCCATTCTCGACGCGGCAACCGGTACAGTAAAACCATTCGTCCGGGAAGCACAGAAAAAAGGCGTTTTGTTCGACGTTGGGTACGGTGGGATCAGCTTCGCATTTTCGCAGGCGATTCCGGCCTTGAAAAGTGGCTTTTACCCCAATACCATTAGTACCGATATTCACACGGGCAGCATGAACAATGCGATGAAAGATATGCTCAATGTTATGTCGAAATTTATGGCGATGGGGATGGATGTACCGAGTGTCATCGAGGCCAGCACCTGGCATTCGGCGCAGGCGATCCGGCGACCCGAACTCGGTCATTTGTCCGTGGGTGCAGTTGCCGACATTGCGATCCTGAACGTTCGGGGAGGGCAGTTTGAGGTGCGTGATACGGGTTACTTCGGGTTCTTCGACTATACTGGTCACAAAATCGTTGGCAAGCAGAAGCTCGAATGCGAGATGACCATTCGTAAGGGTAAGATTGTCTACGATTTGAACGGCATTGCCATCCCGGTTGTCGTAACGCAGACGCCCCGTTCGTAG